A window of Prolixibacter sp. SD074 contains these coding sequences:
- a CDS encoding acyltransferase produces the protein MATKEYFAHETAIIDEGSQIGTGSKIWHFSHIMTNCIIGKNCNIGQNVVISPEVVLGENVKVQNNVSIYTGVTCEDDVFLGPSMVFTNVINPRSAINRKNQYAKTHVGKGASIGANATIVCGNNIGQYALIGAGAVVTKDVPAYALVIGNPARQSGWVSEYGHRLKFNDENTAVCPESKEIYMLVDNQVEKK, from the coding sequence ATGGCAACTAAAGAATATTTTGCCCACGAAACAGCGATTATCGACGAAGGCAGCCAAATTGGAACGGGAAGCAAGATTTGGCATTTCAGTCATATCATGACGAACTGTATCATTGGGAAAAACTGCAATATCGGACAAAACGTGGTGATTTCACCGGAAGTTGTGCTGGGTGAAAACGTGAAGGTGCAAAACAATGTATCGATATATACAGGAGTTACTTGTGAAGACGATGTCTTCCTGGGACCTTCAATGGTTTTTACCAATGTCATAAATCCACGTTCAGCCATTAATCGAAAAAACCAATATGCTAAAACCCATGTAGGAAAAGGTGCTTCAATTGGAGCCAACGCAACAATTGTATGTGGTAACAACATCGGGCAATATGCACTAATTGGAGCAGGCGCCGTTGTAACCAAAGATGTTCCGGCTTATGCGTTGGTTATAGGTAATCCCGCACGTCAAAGCGGCTGGGTTAGTGAATATGGACACAGATTAAAGTTCAACGACGAAAATACAGCTGTTTGCCCGGAAAGCAAAGAGATATATATGTTAGTAGACAACCAGGTTGAAAAGAAATAA
- a CDS encoding DegT/DnrJ/EryC1/StrS aminotransferase family protein — translation MSIQMVDLKGQYQKIKPEIDTALLSCAESANYIKGNEVKQFEDGLAKYLNTDHVISCGNGTDALQIALMALDLKPEDEVIVPAFTYVATAEAIALLKLKPVMVDVDSDTFNISIDSLEKAITPKTKAIVPVHLYGQSADMESIMMLADKYGIFVIEDNAQSLGAEYIFSNGTKKKTGTIGHIGCYSFFPTKNLGCFGDGGALSTNDSELAKRCQMIASHGQQKKYYHETIGCNSRLDTIQAGILNVKLKYLDEYIFARKKSAEYYFQNLDGLEGLVLPNKAAYANHTFNQFTLKVQNNNRDKLQAFLKEQGIPSIIYYPFPLYAQPAFKQFSPNGFQLENTEILCKSVLSIPMHTELTEEIQDKVIESIRNFN, via the coding sequence ATGAGTATTCAAATGGTTGACCTCAAAGGTCAATATCAGAAAATAAAACCGGAGATTGATACAGCATTACTCTCCTGCGCTGAATCTGCGAATTACATAAAAGGTAATGAAGTCAAACAATTTGAAGATGGCCTGGCAAAGTATCTAAACACCGATCATGTCATTTCGTGTGGTAATGGGACTGATGCACTTCAAATCGCACTAATGGCTTTGGATTTGAAACCGGAAGATGAGGTGATTGTTCCGGCGTTCACCTATGTGGCAACTGCTGAAGCCATTGCCTTATTGAAACTAAAACCGGTCATGGTCGATGTCGATAGCGATACGTTCAATATTTCAATTGACAGTTTAGAAAAAGCAATCACGCCAAAAACCAAGGCAATTGTTCCGGTTCACCTCTACGGCCAAAGTGCCGATATGGAATCAATTATGATGCTGGCTGATAAATACGGCATATTTGTCATTGAAGACAATGCCCAGTCGCTTGGCGCTGAATATATCTTCTCAAACGGCACAAAAAAGAAAACTGGGACCATCGGACACATTGGTTGCTATTCATTTTTCCCAACCAAAAATCTGGGTTGTTTTGGTGACGGTGGCGCACTATCGACCAACGATTCGGAACTCGCCAAACGCTGTCAAATGATTGCCAGTCACGGTCAACAGAAGAAGTACTATCATGAAACTATAGGGTGCAATTCAAGGTTAGATACGATCCAGGCAGGCATCTTAAATGTTAAGTTGAAATACCTGGATGAATACATTTTCGCCAGAAAGAAGTCAGCCGAATATTATTTCCAAAATCTGGATGGGTTGGAAGGGCTCGTACTGCCAAACAAAGCAGCTTATGCCAACCATACCTTCAACCAATTCACGTTAAAGGTTCAAAATAATAACAGAGACAAACTCCAGGCTTTTCTAAAAGAACAAGGCATACCATCCATCATTTATTATCCTTTCCCTTTGTACGCACAACCAGCCTTTAAGCAATTCAGCCCGAATGGCTTCCAACTTGAAAATACAGAAATACTTTGCAAGTCGGTTCTTTCAATTCCTATGCATACGGAACTAACAGAGGAAATACAAGATAAAGTAATTGAATCAATTAGAAATTTTAATTGA